The Tistrella bauzanensis genome includes a region encoding these proteins:
- a CDS encoding acetone carboxylase subunit gamma has translation MSNYTKKQVADLVDGRLDWDVVHRMLSSPKDADRFVKFIAVLQERAAWPDRILLPLGPHLFIVQDQDKAWKIKCGCGHVFCDHDRNWKLEALIHVRETVEAMNEVYPKLMAPDPSWQVYREYCCPSCGVLLDVEAPTPWYPVLHDFEPDIPTFYKDWLGLDVPERAGA, from the coding sequence ATGTCGAACTACACCAAGAAGCAGGTCGCGGATCTGGTCGACGGACGGCTGGACTGGGATGTCGTCCACCGGATGCTGTCGAGCCCCAAGGATGCCGACCGGTTCGTGAAATTCATCGCCGTGCTTCAGGAGCGCGCCGCATGGCCCGACCGCATCCTGCTGCCGCTGGGCCCGCATCTGTTCATCGTTCAGGATCAGGACAAGGCCTGGAAGATCAAATGCGGCTGCGGCCATGTGTTCTGCGATCATGACCGCAACTGGAAGCTCGAAGCCCTGATCCATGTCCGCGAAACCGTCGAGGCGATGAACGAGGTCTATCCGAAGCTGATGGCCCCGGACCCGTCCTGGCAGGTCTATCGCGAATATTGCTGCCCCAGTTGCGGCGTGCTGCTCGACGTCGAGGCACCGACGCCGTGGTATCCCGTCCTGCATGATTTCGAGCCGGACATTCCAACCTTCTACAAGGACTGGCTGGGGCTCGATGTGCCGGAACGCGCCGGGGCATAG
- a CDS encoding DMT family transporter → MASTSEGAMRPAPRGRLDAGAAAMMVVLCACWGLQQAIVKLAVADGAAPLSQAALRSVGATLIVGVVVLGLGRRRGFVPTGTVLPGIGAGLLFALEFALLYTGVSLTTASRAIIFLYVAPFVVAIGGHLMLPGERLGRWQVLGLISAFAGIIAAFADGLFAGGGSLLGDLLMVGAAIAWGATTLLIKASTLSRTAPLVTLLYQLAVSAVALPLLALAHGADLAIPLTTTVVLSMGFQIVIVASLSYLGWFVLISRYPASRLSAFSFLTPLFGVAAAALILGDTLTPAFALAMVLVAGGIWMVNRPG, encoded by the coding sequence ATGGCGAGCACGAGCGAGGGCGCTATGCGCCCGGCGCCGCGCGGCCGGCTGGATGCTGGCGCCGCGGCGATGATGGTGGTGCTGTGCGCCTGCTGGGGCCTGCAACAGGCGATCGTGAAACTGGCGGTTGCCGATGGCGCGGCACCCTTGTCCCAGGCGGCTCTGCGCTCGGTCGGCGCCACGCTGATCGTGGGCGTGGTGGTGCTGGGACTGGGGCGGCGGCGCGGTTTCGTGCCCACCGGCACGGTTCTGCCGGGCATCGGCGCCGGGTTGCTGTTCGCGCTGGAATTCGCGCTGCTCTATACCGGCGTGTCGCTGACCACCGCCTCGCGCGCCATCATCTTCCTGTACGTGGCGCCCTTCGTGGTGGCGATCGGCGGCCATCTGATGCTGCCGGGCGAAAGGCTGGGCCGCTGGCAGGTGCTGGGGCTGATCTCGGCCTTTGCCGGGATCATCGCGGCCTTCGCCGATGGGCTGTTCGCGGGTGGCGGCTCGCTGCTCGGCGACCTGCTGATGGTGGGCGCCGCCATCGCCTGGGGGGCGACCACACTGCTGATCAAGGCCAGCACGCTGTCGCGGACCGCACCGCTGGTGACCTTGCTCTATCAACTGGCGGTCTCGGCCGTGGCCCTGCCGCTGCTGGCGCTGGCCCATGGCGCCGACCTGGCAATTCCGCTGACGACCACGGTCGTGTTGTCGATGGGCTTCCAGATCGTGATCGTCGCCAGCCTGTCCTATCTGGGCTGGTTCGTGCTGATCTCACGCTATCCGGCGTCGCGGCTGTCGGCCTTCAGCTTCCTCACCCCGCTGTTCGGCGTGGCCGCGGCCGCCCTGATCCTGGGCGATACGCTCACCCCCGCCTTCGCGCTCGCCATGGTGCTGGTCGCCGGCGGCATCTGGATGGTCAACCGGCCGGGCTGA
- a CDS encoding IclR family transcriptional regulator, whose protein sequence is MKSLTSALAIYGSFATTRQPLGISDICERTGLAKSQVSKVLSTFRDQGFLEQDPVTRKYRVGPMSFLVGVAYAQTHGLTRQALPIMREIADRSGHSAVLTVREADTVFHLMAVEGQFFVDSRWRVGMSVPFHATAAGKILTAYDEPEVLARMIAVHGLPQITPKTITDPDALALHLQAVRACGSAVTAGESAPGLVALAVPVFGETEQIRAALSFIMPQQSYDPAAADIHVAELHSAARSLSFRLGAETYPFGGAPAEFRRAESA, encoded by the coding sequence ATGAAATCACTGACCTCCGCGCTGGCGATCTATGGCAGCTTTGCCACCACCCGCCAGCCGCTCGGCATCTCGGACATCTGCGAGCGCACCGGCCTTGCGAAAAGCCAGGTGTCGAAGGTGCTCAGCACCTTTCGCGACCAGGGCTTTCTTGAGCAGGATCCCGTCACCCGCAAATACCGGGTCGGGCCGATGAGCTTTCTGGTCGGCGTCGCCTATGCCCAGACCCATGGCCTGACCCGTCAGGCGCTGCCGATCATGCGCGAGATCGCCGACCGGTCGGGCCATTCGGCCGTGCTGACAGTGCGCGAGGCCGACACCGTGTTCCATCTGATGGCGGTCGAAGGACAGTTCTTCGTCGACAGCCGCTGGCGGGTGGGCATGTCGGTGCCATTCCACGCCACCGCCGCCGGCAAGATCCTGACCGCCTATGACGAGCCCGAGGTGCTGGCACGGATGATCGCGGTGCACGGCCTGCCCCAGATCACGCCCAAGACCATCACCGACCCTGATGCCCTGGCCCTTCACCTTCAGGCCGTCCGCGCATGCGGCAGCGCCGTCACTGCCGGCGAAAGCGCGCCGGGGCTGGTGGCACTGGCGGTGCCGGTCTTCGGTGAGACCGAACAGATCCGGGCGGCACTCAGCTTCATCATGCCACAGCAGAGCTATGACCCGGCAGCGGCCGACATCCATGTGGCCGAGCTGCACAGCGCCGCCCGCAGCCTGTCGTTCCGTCTGGGCGCCGAAACCTATCCCTTCGGTGGCGCGCCGGCCGAATTCCGCCGTGCCGAGAGCGCCTGA
- a CDS encoding TAXI family TRAP transporter solute-binding subunit encodes MTRTFNRRLLGAAAIAALALTATPILTAGTAGAADEGTKPKSLTILAGPTGSSFFATAAGVAAILGDEGVRANAEMGGGTSNVVGVSRGMGEMA; translated from the coding sequence ATGACCCGGACGTTCAATCGCCGCCTGCTCGGCGCCGCCGCCATCGCGGCCCTGGCCCTGACCGCGACCCCGATCCTGACCGCCGGCACGGCGGGTGCCGCCGATGAGGGCACCAAGCCCAAATCGCTGACCATCCTGGCCGGCCCGACCGGCAGCTCGTTCTTCGCCACCGCCGCCGGTGTCGCCGCCATCCTGGGCGACGAGGGTGTGCGCGCCAATGCCGAGATGGGCGGCGGCACCTCGAATGTCGTCGGCGTGTCGCGTGGCATGGGCGAGATGGCCTGA
- a CDS encoding TAXI family TRAP transporter solute-binding subunit: protein MSIVPSVAKAGKPPFQEPIDNVRGIASFTSMLAHVAVARDAGVGSLADLKGKRFASQPVGQATALIFDDMLAASDIDPAGIDLVRGGLSFQTDQIKDRHAVGMISVANYPASFFTELANSSDITFLTIDDALAEKLQSLNPGYVRTEIPAGTYPGQDAAVPTVGTSMMMIASEDMSDDEAYWLTRTLIEKFKRLQGAHASLARLEPADMARMPGITIHPGALRAYEEAGVAAK, encoded by the coding sequence ATGAGCATCGTGCCCAGCGTCGCCAAGGCCGGCAAGCCGCCCTTCCAGGAGCCGATCGACAACGTCCGCGGCATCGCCTCGTTCACGTCGATGCTGGCGCATGTGGCAGTTGCCCGTGACGCGGGCGTGGGATCTCTGGCCGATCTCAAGGGCAAGCGCTTCGCGTCCCAGCCCGTGGGTCAGGCGACCGCGCTGATCTTCGACGATATGCTGGCCGCCAGCGACATCGACCCCGCCGGCATCGACCTGGTGCGCGGCGGGCTCAGCTTCCAGACCGACCAGATCAAGGACCGCCACGCGGTGGGCATGATCTCGGTCGCCAATTATCCGGCGAGCTTCTTCACCGAGCTTGCCAATTCGTCGGACATCACCTTCCTGACCATCGATGACGCGCTGGCCGAGAAGCTCCAGAGCCTCAACCCCGGCTATGTCCGCACCGAGATTCCGGCCGGCACCTATCCCGGCCAGGATGCGGCCGTGCCGACCGTCGGCACCTCGATGATGATGATCGCGTCCGAGGACATGTCCGACGACGAGGCCTATTGGCTGACCCGCACCCTGATCGAGAAGTTCAAGCGTCTTCAGGGTGCCCATGCCTCGCTGGCCCGGCTGGAGCCGGCCGACATGGCGCGCATGCCCGGCATCACCATCCATCCGGGCGCGCTGCGCGCCTATGAAGAAGCCGGCGTCGCCGCGAAGTGA
- a CDS encoding M14 family metallopeptidase, with protein MTAITDHLARLAPASRDKGRLPVGNTASGAEISLPYLLARGRHDGPVLWVTATVHGDEVNGTLAALEFIRTLDLGRMRGACIVIPTANPLAFDARTKTAPQDGLDIDQQFPGAAQGLTTQRVAARLFDDVARVGDCLISLHTLTAHFEALPYGVYKLHPDAPVAEDLLLRHLSFYDPSVVCLMPTVKAADELPGNISGAIDYQFQALGKPAFMVELGARSRIEWPYVHQGVIGLRRSAVELGMFDGTGDDADGWSRPAPGGRVRKVLKRRHVTADRGGLFRAACTPGDILPPGQALGVITDIFGDIVDTVTFAEPVLVIAARRDPVVATGDRIGFVATAWEERQLPGA; from the coding sequence GTGACCGCGATCACCGACCATCTTGCCCGGCTGGCCCCCGCCAGCCGCGACAAGGGCCGCCTGCCCGTCGGCAACACGGCCTCCGGCGCCGAGATTTCGCTGCCCTATCTGCTGGCCCGTGGCCGCCATGACGGCCCTGTGTTGTGGGTGACGGCCACCGTTCATGGCGACGAGGTGAACGGTACGCTGGCGGCGCTGGAATTCATCCGCACGCTGGACCTCGGCCGGATGCGCGGTGCCTGTATCGTTATCCCCACCGCCAATCCGCTGGCCTTCGATGCCCGCACCAAGACAGCCCCACAGGACGGGCTGGACATCGATCAGCAATTCCCCGGCGCGGCTCAAGGATTGACCACGCAGCGGGTCGCGGCCCGGCTGTTCGATGATGTCGCCCGCGTTGGCGACTGCCTGATCAGCCTGCACACCCTGACCGCGCATTTCGAAGCCCTGCCTTATGGCGTCTACAAGCTGCATCCAGACGCGCCGGTGGCCGAAGACCTGCTGCTGCGGCATCTGTCGTTCTATGATCCCAGCGTCGTCTGCCTGATGCCGACAGTGAAGGCCGCGGACGAACTGCCCGGCAATATCAGCGGCGCCATCGACTATCAGTTCCAGGCCCTGGGCAAGCCGGCCTTCATGGTGGAGCTTGGCGCCCGCAGCCGGATCGAATGGCCCTATGTCCATCAGGGCGTCATCGGCCTGCGGCGGAGCGCTGTCGAGCTGGGCATGTTCGACGGCACCGGCGACGACGCCGACGGCTGGTCGCGACCGGCGCCCGGCGGTCGGGTCCGCAAGGTGCTGAAGCGCCGCCACGTCACCGCCGACCGCGGCGGGCTGTTCCGCGCCGCCTGCACGCCCGGCGATATTCTACCCCCCGGACAGGCATTGGGGGTGATCACCGACATTTTCGGCGATATCGTCGACACCGTGACCTTCGCCGAGCCGGTGCTGGTGATCGCCGCCCGCCGTGACCCGGTGGTCGCGACCGGCGACCGGATCGGCTTCGTTGCCACCGCCTGGGAGGAACGGCAGCTGCCGGGCGCGTGA
- a CDS encoding molybdopterin-dependent oxidoreductase: MSDIRRVPHAAHWGSFTAIVRDGRLVEAIPREGDPYPSPMVATTPDAVNHRIRVARPAVRRGWLEGGADRGHDRRGADDFVAVPWDEALDMVAGQVARVRRDHGGEAIFGGSYGWSSAGRFHHAKSQLHRFLNAGGGFIDQVQNYSYTTAITILPHILGTIEAVQGPVSSLDGLAAHCRLMVCFGGLPRINLQIEAGGNGVHTGTLWLERMREAGIRIVCITPSKADVPPGAEWQTIRPNTDTAVMLAMAGVLLDQGLADQDFLNRCTVGAERVFAYLRGDEDGTPKTPEWAEAISGVPAATIRALALALKAERSFVNVSWSLQRADRGEQALWAAIALACMAGHVGLPGGGFALGLASLGNMGAPRQPMASPRIGLGRNQTGRYIPVARISDMMLNPGGAYRYNGQDMTYPDIRMVYWCGGNPFHHHQDLNRLVTAFRRPETVVVHEQFWTATARHADIVLPATTTLERNDIGASGRDRFILAMHKAIEPLGEARNDYDIFSSLARRLGIEDAFTEGRDEMAWLRALYAEAATANAARGIDFPDFDSFWQSGMVEVPEPDAPYTMFADLRADPAAHPLRTPSGLIELHSDRVASFGDAHCPGHPVWIAPDEWLGADLAGRYPLHLISHQPATRLHGQLDPAGLSTGAKIQGREPVVIHPDDAARRGIGDGMIVRVFNDRGATLAGAVVSADVMPGVVRLATGAWYDPVDPSTPGSLDKHGNPNVLTADRPTSAVSQAPSAHSTLVEIEVFDGTPPAVTAFEPPVMTPRRQEAAS, from the coding sequence ATGTCCGATATCCGCCGCGTTCCGCATGCCGCCCATTGGGGTTCCTTCACCGCCATCGTCCGCGATGGCCGGTTGGTGGAGGCGATCCCGCGTGAGGGTGACCCCTATCCCTCGCCGATGGTCGCCACCACCCCGGATGCCGTGAACCATCGCATCCGGGTGGCCCGGCCGGCCGTGCGGCGCGGCTGGCTGGAGGGCGGCGCCGATCGCGGCCACGACCGGCGTGGTGCCGATGATTTCGTGGCCGTGCCATGGGACGAGGCGCTGGACATGGTCGCGGGCCAGGTGGCGCGCGTGCGTCGCGACCATGGCGGCGAGGCGATCTTCGGCGGCTCTTATGGCTGGTCGAGCGCCGGCCGCTTCCATCATGCCAAGTCGCAGTTGCACCGGTTCCTGAACGCCGGCGGCGGCTTCATTGATCAGGTTCAGAATTACAGCTATACCACTGCGATCACGATCCTTCCCCACATCCTGGGAACGATCGAGGCGGTCCAGGGGCCGGTGTCGTCGCTGGACGGGCTGGCCGCACATTGCCGGCTGATGGTGTGCTTCGGCGGCCTGCCCAGGATCAATCTTCAGATCGAGGCCGGCGGCAATGGTGTGCATACCGGAACACTCTGGCTGGAGCGGATGCGCGAGGCCGGCATCCGCATCGTCTGCATCACGCCATCAAAGGCCGATGTGCCGCCCGGCGCCGAATGGCAGACCATCCGGCCCAACACCGATACCGCGGTCATGCTGGCCATGGCCGGGGTTCTGCTGGATCAGGGGCTGGCCGATCAGGATTTCCTGAACCGCTGCACCGTCGGCGCCGAGCGTGTCTTCGCCTATCTGCGCGGCGACGAGGACGGCACACCCAAGACCCCTGAATGGGCCGAGGCCATTTCGGGCGTGCCGGCCGCGACCATCCGCGCGCTGGCGCTGGCGCTGAAGGCCGAGCGGTCGTTCGTCAATGTGTCGTGGTCGCTGCAGCGGGCCGATCGTGGCGAGCAGGCGCTGTGGGCGGCGATCGCGCTGGCCTGCATGGCCGGCCATGTCGGCCTGCCCGGCGGCGGCTTCGCGCTGGGACTGGCGTCGCTGGGCAATATGGGCGCGCCGCGCCAGCCGATGGCCTCGCCCCGCATCGGCCTGGGCCGCAACCAGACCGGGCGATATATCCCGGTGGCGCGGATCAGCGACATGATGCTGAACCCCGGCGGCGCCTATCGCTATAACGGCCAGGACATGACCTATCCCGATATCCGGATGGTCTATTGGTGCGGCGGCAATCCGTTCCATCACCATCAGGATCTGAACCGGCTGGTCACCGCCTTCCGGCGCCCGGAAACCGTGGTCGTGCATGAACAGTTCTGGACCGCGACCGCCCGCCATGCCGATATCGTGCTGCCGGCGACCACGACGCTGGAACGCAACGATATCGGCGCCAGCGGCCGCGACCGCTTCATCCTGGCGATGCACAAGGCGATCGAGCCGCTGGGCGAGGCCCGCAACGACTATGACATCTTCTCAAGCCTCGCCCGACGTCTGGGCATCGAGGACGCCTTCACCGAAGGCCGCGACGAGATGGCCTGGCTGCGGGCGCTGTATGCCGAGGCCGCGACGGCCAACGCGGCGCGCGGCATCGATTTCCCCGATTTCGACAGCTTCTGGCAATCAGGCATGGTCGAGGTTCCCGAACCCGATGCGCCCTACACCATGTTCGCCGATCTGCGTGCCGACCCGGCCGCTCATCCCTTGCGCACGCCATCGGGCCTGATCGAACTGCACTCGGACCGTGTGGCGTCGTTCGGCGATGCCCATTGCCCTGGCCATCCGGTCTGGATCGCGCCCGATGAATGGCTGGGCGCCGATCTGGCCGGGCGCTATCCGCTGCACCTGATCAGCCATCAGCCGGCGACCCGCCTGCATGGCCAGCTCGATCCGGCGGGGCTGAGCACCGGTGCCAAGATCCAGGGTCGCGAGCCGGTGGTCATCCATCCCGACGACGCCGCGCGCCGGGGCATCGGCGACGGCATGATCGTGCGGGTGTTCAACGATCGCGGCGCCACGCTGGCCGGTGCCGTGGTTTCGGCGGATGTCATGCCGGGTGTGGTCAGACTTGCGACCGGTGCCTGGTATGACCCGGTCGACCCGTCCACCCCCGGCAGCCTGGACAAGCATGGCAACCCGAACGTGCTGACCGCCGACCGGCCGACATCCGCGGTCTCGCAGGCGCCGAGTGCCCATTCTACCCTGGTCGAGATCGAGGTCTTCGACGGCACGCCGCCGGCGGTGACCGCATTCGAGCCGCCGGTCATGACCCCTCGCCGCCAGGAGGCCGCATCGTGA
- the metC gene encoding cystathionine beta-lyase — protein sequence MKRSTRLIHLGRPERTGHGPRTVNHPVVRASTVLFDSTAQMADARRRRDTERLFTYGVRGTPTAFALEDVIADLEGGFGAKLYPSGQAAVAGAMLAFLKPGDHVLVTDSVYQPVRRLFARHLEARGIQVDYYRPDGSDIPDLIRPETRLIHAESPGSFTMEMQDIRALADIAHDAGALLSVDNTWASGWAFQPLAHGADLSILAATKYVCGHSDVMMGTVTTTEAHYQTLHDSWLTLGTVVSADDCALALRGVRTLPIRFDAHGRHAMAVANHLAARPEIADVLYPPRAGDAGHALFTRDFTAAAGLMTVAFHADVPRARVEAMVDALDLFGIGASWGGFESLALICDLSNRRADADIRSGIHLRLHIGLEDPDDLIADLDAAMLALGG from the coding sequence GTGAAGCGCAGCACACGCCTGATCCATCTGGGGCGGCCCGAGAGAACCGGCCACGGGCCGCGCACCGTCAACCACCCGGTGGTGCGCGCCTCGACCGTGCTGTTCGACAGCACCGCCCAGATGGCCGATGCCCGCCGCCGCCGCGACACCGAGCGGCTGTTCACCTATGGCGTGCGCGGCACCCCCACCGCCTTCGCGCTGGAAGACGTGATCGCCGATCTGGAAGGCGGCTTCGGCGCCAAGCTGTATCCATCCGGACAGGCGGCGGTCGCCGGCGCCATGCTCGCCTTCCTGAAGCCTGGCGATCATGTGCTGGTGACCGACAGCGTCTATCAGCCGGTGCGGCGGCTGTTTGCCCGCCATCTGGAAGCGCGCGGCATCCAGGTGGATTACTACCGCCCCGACGGGTCGGACATCCCCGATCTGATCCGGCCGGAAACCCGGCTGATCCACGCCGAAAGCCCCGGTTCCTTCACCATGGAGATGCAGGATATCCGGGCGCTGGCCGATATCGCCCATGATGCCGGCGCGCTGCTGTCGGTCGACAACACCTGGGCCAGTGGCTGGGCATTCCAACCGCTGGCTCATGGCGCCGATCTCTCGATCCTGGCCGCGACCAAATATGTCTGCGGCCATTCCGATGTGATGATGGGCACGGTCACCACCACCGAGGCCCACTACCAGACCCTGCACGATAGCTGGCTGACCCTGGGCACCGTGGTCTCAGCCGATGACTGCGCGCTGGCACTGCGCGGCGTGCGGACCCTGCCGATCCGCTTCGATGCCCATGGCCGCCACGCAATGGCGGTGGCGAACCATCTGGCGGCACGGCCCGAGATCGCGGACGTGCTGTATCCGCCGCGCGCAGGCGATGCCGGCCATGCGCTGTTCACCCGCGATTTCACCGCCGCCGCCGGGTTGATGACGGTCGCCTTCCACGCCGATGTCCCTCGGGCGCGGGTGGAGGCGATGGTCGACGCGCTGGACCTGTTCGGCATCGGCGCGTCGTGGGGCGGGTTCGAAAGCCTGGCGCTGATCTGCGACCTGTCGAACCGCAGGGCCGATGCCGATATCCGCTCCGGCATCCATCTGCGGTTGCATATCGGCCTGGAAGACCCGGATGACCTGATCGCCGATCTGGATGCCGCGATGCTAGCCCTTGGCGGCTGA
- a CDS encoding ABC transporter ATP-binding protein, whose product MIAIQSLTIRFSGLAAVDDVSLTVGEGEAVGVVGESGSGKSTLLRAVAGLVAPDAGRVLLNDRPVVATDGGGAARGLVARRARARLMQMVFQDPSTALHPRHTVDRILAEPLAIHGIGDTEPRILGALADVGLDAALRFRFPHQLSGGQRQRVAIARALILEPRVLLLDEPTSALDVSVQAEVLNLLDGLRTARGLTVLMVGHDLAVVAHLCSRALVMHRGQAVETLTRDDIHAGRATAPYTRALLAAARDPRVSGSAAKG is encoded by the coding sequence ATGATCGCCATCCAGTCCCTGACCATCCGCTTCAGCGGCCTCGCCGCGGTCGACGATGTGTCGCTGACGGTGGGCGAGGGCGAGGCGGTGGGCGTGGTCGGGGAAAGCGGCTCCGGCAAGTCGACTCTGCTCCGGGCGGTGGCCGGGCTGGTGGCACCTGATGCGGGGCGGGTGCTGCTGAACGATCGGCCGGTGGTGGCGACGGATGGCGGCGGTGCCGCGCGCGGGCTCGTCGCCCGGCGGGCGCGGGCGCGGCTGATGCAGATGGTATTTCAGGACCCGTCGACCGCGCTGCATCCCCGCCACACGGTCGATCGCATCCTGGCCGAACCGCTGGCGATCCACGGCATCGGCGATACCGAGCCGCGGATTCTGGGGGCGCTGGCCGATGTCGGGCTGGATGCGGCGCTGCGTTTCCGCTTTCCGCATCAGTTGTCGGGTGGGCAGCGCCAGCGGGTGGCGATCGCGCGTGCCCTGATCCTGGAACCACGGGTGCTGCTGCTCGACGAACCGACCTCGGCGCTGGATGTGTCGGTTCAGGCCGAGGTGCTGAACCTCCTCGACGGGTTGCGGACCGCCCGTGGCCTGACCGTGCTGATGGTGGGCCATGATCTGGCGGTGGTGGCGCATCTGTGTTCGCGGGCATTGGTGATGCATCGCGGGCAGGCGGTGGAAACGCTCACCCGCGACGACATCCATGCCGGCCGTGCCACCGCACCCTATACCCGGGCGCTGCTGGCGGCCGCCCGTGATCCACGCGTGTCGGGTTCAGCCGCCAAGGGCTAG
- a CDS encoding ABC transporter ATP-binding protein: MTGGDGVDRAGRPDWLDIQDLSVAFPGPDGMVQAVRGISLSMAAGERLAIVGESGSGKSISMRAVMGLLPHQARVQATRLAFDGIDLLAGHAMRRLRGRRIAMVLQDPKAALDPVMTAGAQIAEGLRLHRGLRGRAARAAALDLLDRVRIDGPARVHDLYPHQMSGGMAQRVMIAMMLAGEPELLIADEPTSALDVSVRGEILALIDGLVRDRAMGLVLISHDLDLVAAFTDRVAVMYGGRIMETLPADGLAHARHPYTRGLIGCRPRLDARVAPLPVLVRDPRWLTPSPGAGTTGDAS, translated from the coding sequence ATGACCGGCGGTGATGGTGTGGATCGGGCCGGGCGGCCGGACTGGCTCGACATTCAGGATCTGTCGGTGGCCTTTCCCGGTCCCGACGGCATGGTTCAGGCAGTGCGCGGCATCAGCCTGTCGATGGCGGCGGGGGAAAGGCTGGCGATCGTGGGAGAGAGCGGGTCGGGCAAATCGATCTCGATGCGCGCGGTGATGGGCTTGCTGCCGCATCAGGCACGGGTCCAGGCCACCCGTCTCGCTTTCGACGGCATCGATCTTCTGGCCGGCCACGCGATGCGGCGCCTGCGCGGCCGGCGCATCGCCATGGTGTTGCAGGACCCGAAGGCGGCGCTGGACCCGGTGATGACCGCCGGTGCCCAGATCGCCGAGGGCCTGCGCCTGCATCGCGGCCTGCGCGGCCGGGCCGCCAGGGCCGCGGCGCTGGATCTGCTCGACCGGGTGCGGATCGACGGCCCCGCACGGGTGCATGATCTGTATCCGCATCAGATGTCGGGCGGTATGGCGCAGCGGGTGATGATCGCGATGATGCTGGCCGGTGAACCGGAATTGCTGATCGCCGACGAGCCGACCTCGGCGCTGGACGTGTCGGTGCGCGGCGAGATTCTGGCGCTGATCGACGGGCTGGTGCGCGACCGGGCGATGGGGCTGGTGCTGATTTCTCATGATCTGGATCTGGTCGCGGCCTTCACCGACCGGGTGGCGGTGATGTATGGCGGCCGGATCATGGAGACACTGCCGGCGGACGGGCTTGCCCATGCCCGCCATCCCTATACCCGTGGGTTGATCGGCTGCCGGCCGCGACTGGATGCGCGCGTGGCACCTCTGCCGGTGCTGGTGCGCGATCCGCGCTGGCTGACCCCGTCGCCGGGTGCTGGTACCACGGGAGACGCGTCATGA
- a CDS encoding ABC transporter permease codes for MARHAARTPRSRAEARRLAMFGLLARALGNPATVVGALIVALLLVMAAAAPVIATTDPLTQDLTARLLPPDATHWLGTDHLGRDIFARVVHGARLTLAVVLSVAVLVGPVGLAIGIAAGYFGGWIDTVLMGLTDIVMAFPRLVLALALAAVLGPGIENAIAAIAVTGWPPYARLARAEARLVRGRDFVQAARLAGASDLRILASHVAPLCLSSVIVRLTLDMAGVILIFAGLGFLGLGVQAPAPEWGAMVATGRDYIIDQWWVATLPGVAIFIVSMGFNLLGDGLRDVLDPRGRTGSGS; via the coding sequence ATGGCCCGCCATGCCGCCCGCACCCCGCGCAGCCGGGCCGAGGCGCGCCGTCTGGCTATGTTCGGCCTGCTGGCGCGCGCGCTCGGCAATCCGGCCACGGTTGTCGGCGCATTGATCGTGGCACTGCTGCTGGTGATGGCGGCGGCCGCACCGGTGATCGCAACCACCGATCCTCTGACGCAGGATCTGACCGCGCGGCTGCTGCCGCCCGATGCCACGCACTGGCTGGGCACCGACCATCTTGGCCGCGACATCTTCGCGCGGGTCGTGCACGGCGCCAGGCTCACCTTGGCCGTGGTGCTGTCGGTGGCGGTTCTGGTCGGGCCGGTGGGGCTGGCGATCGGCATTGCCGCCGGCTATTTCGGCGGCTGGATCGATACCGTGCTGATGGGGCTGACCGACATCGTCATGGCCTTTCCGCGGCTGGTGCTGGCCCTGGCCCTGGCAGCGGTTCTGGGACCGGGGATCGAGAACGCGATCGCGGCGATCGCGGTCACCGGCTGGCCACCCTATGCGCGGCTGGCGCGGGCCGAGGCGCGGCTGGTGCGGGGGCGCGATTTCGTGCAGGCGGCGCGGCTGGCGGGTGCCTCCGATCTGCGGATTCTGGCGTCGCATGTGGCGCCGCTCTGCCTGTCATCGGTGATCGTGCGGCTGACCCTGGATATGGCGGGCGTGATCCTGATCTTCGCCGGGCTTGGTTTTCTGGGGCTGGGCGTGCAGGCGCCGGCGCCGGAATGGGGGGCGATGGTGGCGACGGGGCGCGATTACATCATCGATCAATGGTGGGTGGCGACCCTGCCGGGCGTTGCCATCTTCATCGTCAGCATGGGCTTCAACCTGCTGGGCGATGGCTTGCGCGACGTGCTGGACCCGCGCGGCCGCACGGGGAGCGGTTCATGA